One stretch of Streptomyces sp. NBC_00443 DNA includes these proteins:
- a CDS encoding SRPBCC family protein, which yields MTIDVTAERVVPLPREQVAAYAMDWRHDAEWTQGIRTAELTREADSGGFGAGAEVTRTAHFLGRRIDYVLRVAAYDPPGLLDMVSVAGPMPMHVTYTFEPHPDGTLARIRVRGGGGGFYRLAAPLLARQVRGNLAKDLRDLEARLVEHGT from the coding sequence ATGACGATCGACGTGACGGCCGAGCGGGTCGTCCCGCTGCCGCGCGAGCAGGTGGCCGCGTACGCCATGGACTGGCGGCACGACGCCGAGTGGACCCAAGGGATCCGTACGGCCGAGCTGACTCGGGAGGCGGACAGCGGGGGTTTCGGCGCCGGGGCCGAGGTCACGCGGACGGCGCACTTCCTGGGCCGCCGTATCGACTACGTGCTGCGGGTCGCCGCGTACGACCCGCCGGGGCTGCTCGACATGGTCTCGGTGGCGGGCCCGATGCCGATGCACGTCACGTACACCTTCGAGCCCCACCCTGACGGCACCCTTGCCCGCATCCGTGTCCGCGGCGGAGGAGGTGGCTTCTACCGGCTCGCCGCCCCGCTGCTCGCACGCCAGGTGCGGGGCAACCTCGCCAAGGACCTTCGGGATCTGGAAGCACGCCTCGTGGAGCATGGAACCTAG